One genomic segment of Nodularia sp. LEGE 06071 includes these proteins:
- a CDS encoding D-alanine--D-alanine ligase family protein, whose protein sequence is MTKLRVGLLFGGRSGEHEVSISSARAIAKALSAEENANKYEILPFYIQKDGCWLAGEIPQQILDSGIPHIEAQNLSPWKLPDQVTQVDVWFPILHGPNGEDGTIQGLLTLMQIPFVGSGVLGSALGMDKIAMKMAFEQAGLPQVKYKALTRAQVWSNPCIFPKLCDEIEAALDYPCFVKPANLGSSVGIAKVRSRQELEAALDNAATYDRRIIVEAGVVAREVECAVLGNDQTKASTVGEITFDSDFYDYETKYTAGQADLLIPAALPDAVSRHIQEMALQAFAAVDAAGLARVDFFYVEATGEVLINEINTFPGFTATSMYPQLWAYSGIPFPELVDRLIQLALERYSGHESKS, encoded by the coding sequence ATGACTAAACTGCGGGTGGGACTGCTGTTTGGGGGTCGTTCCGGGGAACATGAAGTTTCAATTAGTTCAGCAAGAGCGATCGCTAAAGCCTTAAGTGCAGAGGAAAATGCTAATAAGTACGAAATCCTGCCTTTTTACATCCAGAAAGACGGATGCTGGTTAGCCGGAGAAATACCCCAACAGATTCTAGACTCTGGTATTCCCCACATAGAAGCCCAAAACCTGAGTCCCTGGAAATTACCTGATCAAGTCACACAAGTGGATGTGTGGTTTCCCATTCTGCACGGCCCCAACGGTGAAGACGGTACGATTCAGGGATTACTGACATTAATGCAAATCCCCTTTGTCGGTTCTGGGGTATTAGGTTCAGCGTTGGGTATGGATAAGATTGCCATGAAAATGGCCTTTGAGCAAGCCGGATTACCCCAGGTAAAATACAAAGCCTTAACCAGAGCGCAAGTTTGGTCAAATCCTTGTATATTTCCCAAACTCTGCGATGAAATTGAAGCCGCTTTGGACTATCCCTGTTTTGTCAAACCTGCTAACTTAGGTTCATCAGTGGGTATTGCCAAAGTGCGATCGCGTCAAGAGTTAGAAGCCGCCCTAGATAATGCTGCTACTTACGACAGACGGATCATCGTCGAAGCAGGCGTAGTTGCGAGAGAAGTAGAATGTGCCGTATTAGGTAATGATCAAACCAAAGCCTCTACCGTAGGAGAGATTACCTTCGATAGTGATTTCTATGATTATGAAACTAAATATACAGCAGGTCAAGCAGATTTACTGATTCCAGCAGCCCTCCCAGATGCAGTCAGCCGCCACATCCAAGAGATGGCATTACAAGCCTTTGCAGCTGTTGACGCTGCGGGGTTAGCAAGGGTAGACTTTTTCTATGTAGAAGCTACCGGAGAAGTATTGATTAACGAAATCAACACCTTCCCAGGCTTTACTGCTACTAGTATGTATCCCCAACTCTGGGCGTATAGTGGCATACCCTTTCCGGAATTAGTAGATCGGTTAATTCAATTAGCTCTAGAAAGATATTCTGGTCACGAATCGAAGTCATAA
- a CDS encoding YihY/virulence factor BrkB family protein, which translates to MPKTRFISFFRHLNGRTLKKTFARTSERRLLGFGSEIAFNAMLSLFPAILALLTAIGLFEESLQETFKGLAAQLSQVAPKEVLDLVRDFTTREITQSRNGGLFSLSFLLAIWTASGAISTAMAAFDQIHQIPSEEQRPFWKAKLVSLGLTIATILLFVFASFLVFISDLLLERVVNESSSLIFVLHLWQLLRWPLALGIIATAFSFVYRYGPSVWKSGTPMMPGAISAAVFWAILSALFRTYVANYGNYNKVYGAVGAVIVLMLWLWMSSAVMLIGDQLNVTVGEQMQSKSNSNLLDNQSEN; encoded by the coding sequence ATGCCTAAGACTCGTTTTATCAGTTTCTTTCGCCACCTCAATGGGCGCACCCTTAAAAAGACTTTTGCTAGGACAAGCGAAAGGCGACTGTTAGGATTTGGCTCGGAAATTGCCTTCAATGCCATGTTATCGTTGTTTCCGGCGATTCTCGCCCTGCTAACAGCTATCGGCTTATTTGAAGAATCCTTGCAAGAGACCTTTAAAGGTCTTGCAGCTCAACTGAGTCAAGTCGCACCCAAAGAAGTCCTAGATTTAGTCCGTGATTTTACCACTAGAGAAATTACTCAATCCAGAAACGGTGGGTTGTTTTCTCTCAGCTTTTTGCTCGCAATTTGGACTGCTTCCGGGGCCATAAGTACTGCAATGGCTGCCTTCGATCAAATTCATCAAATTCCCTCGGAAGAACAGCGCCCTTTTTGGAAAGCCAAACTTGTCTCACTAGGATTAACAATCGCGACGATCTTATTGTTTGTCTTCGCGTCTTTCCTCGTGTTTATCAGCGACTTACTCTTAGAAAGGGTAGTAAATGAAAGTAGTTCTTTAATTTTCGTACTGCATCTTTGGCAACTGTTACGCTGGCCTTTGGCACTGGGTATAATTGCCACTGCCTTTAGCTTTGTCTATCGCTATGGTCCCAGCGTCTGGAAATCAGGTACACCAATGATGCCAGGTGCTATATCAGCAGCTGTTTTTTGGGCAATTTTGTCGGCCTTATTTCGGACTTATGTCGCGAATTACGGCAACTATAACAAAGTTTATGGTGCTGTTGGTGCTGTGATAGTTTTAATGCTGTGGCTGTGGATGAGTTCGGCGGTGATGCTCATCGGCGACCAATTGAATGTGACTGTCGGTGAACAGATGCAGTCCAAATCAAATTCAAATTTATTGGACAACCAATCAGAAAATTAA
- a CDS encoding BglII/BstYI family type II restriction endonuclease gives MIIIQYIDFNAADKIINTQYKNEWYEVSTILTAMPLHIKASDQAGIQGNPIFDPVGTNEYIKTAFINRGWQSNIPIPAPFRFLGTDIDFAKAGIVIEIQFSNYPFLLNNTLRSELFFKSKTEFAGYQTNLVILVTKALMFPASNSTLYYEQAVNQLTALAENKVFDVPIRLVGLFEQSNTTVPVVWTEYLSKRYSRNVNTRVSGQCQILAGRSNRSRCILRLL, from the coding sequence ATTATAATTATTCAATATATTGACTTTAATGCAGCAGATAAAATCATTAATACCCAATACAAAAACGAATGGTATGAAGTTAGCACAATCCTTACTGCAATGCCTCTGCATATCAAAGCTTCAGATCAAGCAGGAATTCAGGGTAATCCAATATTCGACCCAGTAGGTACTAACGAATACATTAAAACTGCTTTTATTAATCGTGGCTGGCAATCAAATATCCCTATTCCAGCACCCTTTAGATTTTTGGGTACAGACATTGATTTTGCTAAAGCTGGCATTGTCATTGAAATCCAGTTTTCTAACTATCCTTTCTTACTCAATAATACTTTACGTTCAGAATTGTTCTTTAAATCTAAAACTGAATTTGCTGGATATCAAACTAATTTGGTAATTTTAGTGACAAAAGCTCTCATGTTTCCTGCTTCAAATAGCACTCTTTATTACGAGCAAGCTGTTAATCAATTAACAGCATTGGCGGAAAACAAAGTTTTTGATGTACCAATTCGACTGGTGGGATTATTTGAACAATCAAATACAACAGTACCTGTCGTTTGGACTGAGTATTTATCAAAAAGATACTCTAGAAATGTCAATACTAGAGTTAGTGGTCAATGCCAAATACTTGCAGGAAGATCAAACCGCAGTCGTTGCATACTTCGCTTATTGTAA
- a CDS encoding helix-turn-helix domain-containing protein: MPKSVYSEEYNRFRQMLIEVRKAANFTQAELSAKLKRPQSYVSKYERGERRLDLIEFLEIVQVLEIDPLAFIEELLKTQKEN, translated from the coding sequence GTGCCTAAATCAGTTTACAGCGAGGAATATAATCGGTTTCGCCAGATGCTGATTGAAGTTCGCAAAGCAGCAAATTTCACTCAAGCAGAGTTGTCAGCTAAGTTAAAGCGTCCGCAATCTTATGTATCAAAATATGAACGTGGGGAGCGTCGTCTTGACTTAATTGAATTTTTGGAAATCGTTCAAGTGCTGGAAATAGATCCACTTGCTTTTATTGAAGAACTGCTGAAAACCCAAAAGGAGAATTAA
- the acnB gene encoding bifunctional aconitate hydratase 2/2-methylisocitrate dehydratase has product MLEQYRHHVAERAQLGIPPLPLDAKQTSELCELLQNPPEGEEDTLLHLLCDRVPPGVDEAAYVKAGFLTAIAKSEITSPLVSPIAAVELLGTMVGGYNVQSLIDLLQVSTGESKEGETPLVMGGEGREPIAAYAAASLSKILLVYDAFHDVLELSQTNPFAKRVVDSWANAEWFTIRPTVPEAITVTVFKVPGETNTDDLSPATHATTRPDIPLHALAMLESRQPGSLETIAQLKQKGHPLAYVGDVVGTGSSRKSAINSVLWHLGNDIPYVPNKRAGGYILGSAIAPIFFNTAEDAGALPIECDVSNLETGMVITIHPYKGEITNEVGEIISTFTLKPETIFDEVRAGGRIPLLIGRTLTDKTREALGLEASSLFIRPQQPNDTGKGYTLAQKMVGKACGLAGVRPGTSCEPLMTTIGSQDTTGPMTRDELKELACLGFSADLVMQSFCHTAAYPKPVDIKTHQELPDFFAQRAGVALRPGDGIIHSWLNRMLLPDTVGTGGDSHTRFPLGISFPAGSGLVAFAGALGVMPLDMPESVLVRFKGELQPGITLRDIVNAIPYVAIQKGLLTVDKQNKKNIYSGRILELEGLPDLKVEQAFELTDASAERSCAGCTIKLSVETVSEYLRSNVSLLKNMVARGYTDARTIMRRVAKMEEWLANPTLMEADADAEYAEIIEIDLNEITEPIVAAPNDPDNVKLLSEVANDPVQEVFVGSCMTNIGHYRATGKVLEGAGAVKARLWICPPTRMDEHQLKAEGVYNIFEAANARTEMPGCSLCMGNQARVEDGTTVFSTSTRNFNNRMGKNARVYLGSAELAAVCALLGRIPTVQEYLDIVAEKIHPFADDLYQYLNFDQIAGFENEGRVIALEDMPKLEDLLGMPPAVTK; this is encoded by the coding sequence ATGCTAGAACAATACCGTCATCATGTTGCGGAACGCGCCCAACTCGGTATTCCCCCTTTACCATTGGATGCGAAGCAAACCTCAGAACTGTGCGAATTGCTGCAAAATCCACCAGAGGGTGAAGAAGATACATTATTACATTTATTGTGCGATCGCGTCCCCCCCGGAGTAGATGAAGCAGCTTATGTGAAAGCCGGATTTCTCACAGCCATTGCTAAAAGCGAAATTACCAGTCCTTTAGTTTCTCCCATCGCCGCAGTAGAATTACTGGGAACAATGGTAGGCGGCTACAACGTTCAATCTCTCATTGATTTACTGCAAGTTTCTACTGGAGAATCAAAAGAGGGAGAAACACCTTTAGTCATGGGGGGTGAAGGTAGAGAACCCATCGCCGCTTACGCCGCAGCCTCCCTGAGTAAAATTCTTTTGGTGTATGATGCTTTTCATGATGTTTTGGAATTATCCCAAACAAATCCTTTCGCCAAGCGAGTGGTTGACTCTTGGGCAAATGCTGAATGGTTTACTATTCGCCCCACAGTACCAGAAGCCATTACCGTCACAGTGTTTAAAGTCCCTGGGGAAACCAACACCGATGACTTATCCCCAGCGACCCACGCCACAACCCGCCCGGATATTCCCTTACACGCCTTAGCCATGCTAGAGTCACGGCAACCGGGAAGTTTAGAAACCATTGCCCAGTTAAAGCAAAAAGGACATCCACTAGCTTACGTCGGTGATGTTGTCGGTACTGGTTCCTCGCGCAAATCTGCCATTAACTCAGTATTGTGGCATTTAGGAAATGATATTCCCTATGTACCAAACAAACGCGCTGGGGGTTATATTTTAGGTAGTGCGATCGCGCCAATTTTCTTCAACACTGCCGAAGATGCCGGTGCTTTGCCCATTGAATGCGATGTCAGCAACTTAGAAACCGGTATGGTAATTACCATCCATCCTTACAAAGGCGAAATCACCAACGAAGTCGGCGAAATCATTTCCACCTTCACCCTCAAACCCGAAACCATTTTTGATGAAGTCCGCGCTGGTGGACGCATTCCCCTATTAATTGGACGTACCCTCACCGACAAAACCCGCGAAGCATTGGGTTTAGAAGCCAGCAGCTTATTTATTCGTCCTCAACAACCCAACGATACAGGCAAAGGTTACACCCTCGCCCAGAAAATGGTCGGTAAAGCTTGCGGTTTAGCCGGTGTTCGTCCGGGGACATCATGCGAACCCCTAATGACTACCATTGGTTCTCAGGATACCACTGGCCCCATGACCCGCGACGAATTAAAAGAACTCGCTTGTCTGGGTTTCAGTGCAGACTTAGTAATGCAGAGTTTCTGTCACACAGCCGCATATCCCAAACCGGTAGACATTAAAACTCACCAAGAACTCCCAGATTTCTTTGCCCAACGGGCAGGTGTCGCCTTACGTCCCGGAGATGGTATCATTCACTCTTGGTTAAACCGGATGCTGTTACCCGATACCGTGGGAACAGGTGGCGACTCCCATACCCGCTTCCCCTTGGGTATATCCTTCCCCGCAGGTTCTGGGTTAGTAGCCTTTGCCGGTGCATTGGGTGTCATGCCCTTAGATATGCCAGAATCAGTATTAGTACGATTCAAAGGTGAATTGCAACCCGGTATCACCTTACGAGATATTGTCAACGCCATTCCTTACGTCGCCATTCAAAAAGGTTTGCTGACAGTAGATAAGCAGAATAAGAAAAATATCTACTCAGGGCGAATTCTGGAATTGGAAGGTTTACCAGATTTGAAAGTCGAACAAGCCTTTGAACTTACCGACGCTTCCGCAGAACGTTCTTGTGCAGGTTGTACAATTAAGCTGAGTGTAGAGACAGTTTCTGAATATCTGCGTTCCAATGTCAGTCTGTTAAAGAACATGGTAGCTAGGGGTTACACAGATGCACGTACCATTATGCGCCGGGTGGCGAAAATGGAAGAATGGTTAGCCAACCCCACCCTAATGGAAGCTGATGCAGATGCGGAATATGCAGAAATCATTGAAATTGATTTGAACGAAATCACAGAACCAATTGTAGCTGCACCTAATGACCCTGATAATGTCAAATTATTATCAGAAGTTGCTAATGACCCAGTACAAGAAGTATTTGTAGGTTCTTGTATGACCAATATCGGTCATTATCGAGCCACTGGTAAAGTATTAGAAGGTGCTGGTGCAGTTAAAGCCAGGTTGTGGATTTGTCCCCCCACCCGCATGGATGAACACCAATTAAAAGCCGAAGGTGTGTATAACATCTTTGAAGCTGCGAATGCGCGTACAGAAATGCCTGGATGTAGCTTATGTATGGGTAATCAGGCGCGAGTTGAAGATGGTACAACTGTGTTTTCTACCTCAACGCGTAACTTCAACAATCGCATGGGTAAAAATGCGCGAGTTTACCTTGGTTCGGCAGAATTAGCCGCAGTTTGTGCGTTGCTGGGACGCATTCCCACAGTGCAGGAATACTTGGATATTGTGGCAGAAAAGATTCATCCTTTTGCTGATGATTTGTATCAGTATTTGAACTTTGATCAAATCGCCGGTTTTGAGAATGAAGGGCGCGTAATTGCTTTGGAAGATATGCCCAAACTTGAGGATCTTTTAGGTATGCCGCCGGCTGTGACGAAGTAG
- a CDS encoding DNA methyltransferase, whose protein sequence is MKIKHENIPVDQIILQDSLEILHKLPDDCVDLIVSSPPYNLGKEYESKQALDIYLQEQTAVLSECSRILKKSGSLFWQIGAFADKGMLIPLDIRFFPILESCGLIPRNRIIWARQHGLHAKKKFSCRHETILWFTKSDSYKFNLDAIRVPQKYQNKKHFRGNRKGELSCNPDGKNPGDIWIFRNVKHNHEEQTVHPCQFPEDLIARIILATTEKNDIVLDPYMGTGTVAVVARDYERHFIGTEIEPKYHQVALRRLSGEPDENGYFPNLKTLRDYVEKTGQSIEKFKFDLQIGNKASERSKAKIYPEEYHLQEMEERLLYEEAAFSASLRGEEIPVDPKLNGNGKKTSPPNQTAKPIEQGEQIQLRLWS, encoded by the coding sequence GTGAAGATTAAACACGAGAATATACCTGTAGACCAAATTATATTACAAGATAGCTTGGAAATCCTGCATAAGTTGCCAGATGATTGTGTCGATTTAATCGTATCTTCACCACCCTATAATCTGGGTAAAGAATACGAATCTAAGCAAGCCCTTGATATTTATTTACAAGAACAAACAGCCGTATTAAGCGAATGTAGCCGCATTCTCAAAAAGTCCGGCTCGTTATTTTGGCAAATAGGAGCTTTTGCTGATAAAGGGATGTTGATTCCTTTAGATATTCGGTTTTTTCCTATTCTAGAATCTTGTGGATTAATTCCTCGTAATCGCATTATCTGGGCTAGACAGCATGGACTACACGCTAAAAAAAAGTTTTCGTGTAGACATGAAACTATTCTCTGGTTTACTAAATCTGATAGTTATAAATTTAATTTAGACGCTATTAGAGTTCCCCAAAAGTATCAAAATAAAAAGCATTTTCGAGGAAATCGTAAAGGCGAACTTTCATGTAATCCAGATGGTAAAAATCCTGGCGATATTTGGATATTTCGGAATGTCAAGCATAATCACGAAGAACAGACTGTCCACCCTTGCCAGTTTCCAGAAGATTTAATAGCCAGAATTATCTTAGCTACAACTGAAAAAAATGATATTGTCTTAGATCCTTATATGGGTACTGGTACTGTAGCAGTTGTTGCTAGAGATTATGAACGCCATTTTATAGGAACAGAAATTGAACCAAAATATCATCAAGTTGCCCTACGTCGTCTCAGTGGTGAACCTGATGAAAACGGATATTTTCCCAATTTAAAAACATTGCGCGATTACGTTGAAAAAACTGGTCAATCTATCGAGAAATTTAAATTTGATTTGCAAATAGGAAATAAAGCTTCAGAACGCAGCAAAGCAAAAATTTATCCAGAAGAGTATCACCTGCAAGAAATGGAAGAGAGATTACTGTATGAAGAAGCTGCTTTTAGCGCTAGTTTGCGAGGTGAAGAAATTCCTGTAGATCCCAAACTAAATGGGAATGGAAAGAAGACATCTCCGCCAAATCAAACAGCCAAACCAATAGAACAAGGCGAACAAATTCAACTGAGGTTATGGAGTTAA
- a CDS encoding type II toxin-antitoxin system Phd/YefM family antitoxin — MIELHPEFLTKNGEKQFAVLPYEGFLKIKQLLEDLEDLRDLRDAKEEEKDTVTLSLADVKKMLLS, encoded by the coding sequence ATGATTGAATTACATCCGGAATTTTTAACAAAAAATGGTGAAAAACAATTTGCAGTTTTACCTTATGAGGGGTTTTTAAAGATTAAGCAATTGTTAGAAGATTTAGAAGATTTAAGGGATTTGCGGGATGCTAAGGAAGAAGAAAAAGATACTGTAACACTATCTTTAGCTGATGTAAAAAAGATGTTACTATCTTGA
- a CDS encoding DUF4112 domain-containing protein yields MPDSYQRVSYIHSDAQVQTFKRLRQLSRILDKVVTVPGTPIRIGIDPLIGFIPIGGDVLGIILASYIVIEAARLGVPQATLRKMVLNVVIDGLVGSVPVIGDLFDFVWTANEYNIKLLEEHLQFPLRNKL; encoded by the coding sequence ATGCCTGATTCTTATCAACGGGTTTCCTATATTCATTCTGACGCTCAAGTACAGACATTTAAACGCCTGCGTCAGCTTAGTCGCATCCTCGATAAAGTTGTGACTGTTCCCGGAACACCGATTCGCATTGGTATAGATCCGCTAATCGGATTTATACCTATTGGTGGCGATGTTTTGGGAATTATCCTAGCTAGCTACATTGTGATAGAAGCCGCTAGACTAGGTGTACCTCAAGCCACTTTACGCAAAATGGTCTTGAATGTGGTCATTGATGGCTTGGTAGGCAGTGTCCCAGTCATCGGAGACTTATTTGATTTCGTTTGGACAGCCAATGAGTATAATATCAAACTATTAGAAGAACATTTACAGTTCCCCCTGAGAAACAAACTATAG
- a CDS encoding type II toxin-antitoxin system RelE family toxin — protein MNKLEAMQYDLQGDVKRLTNFTPEYRLRVGDYRVLFELAEQTIIIYRVKHRSKAYE, from the coding sequence ATCAATAAACTTGAAGCAATGCAATATGATTTACAGGGAGATGTAAAACGCTTAACAAATTTTACCCCCGAATATCGTTTAAGAGTAGGTGATTATCGAGTTTTGTTTGAATTAGCAGAACAGACTATCATTATATATAGGGTCAAGCACCGCAGTAAAGCTTATGAATAA
- a CDS encoding purple acid phosphatase family protein yields MISAPHLLTDPFLQLPTANSVQVVWFTEFSGNKHVVTYGENLDKSSLARTTKLSRTREDQQSKVANQTINQPVQREIWRHEAEVTGLTPGVRVPYRVMSRREDGASVSSNVFTLAPTPKPGQALKILLTSDHQLKPMTAANLQKVVETVGQVDGVWFAGDLINVSDRASEWFDDSRGGALFPALQGRANYEMSDNGVKTTYTGGEIIQHAPMFTAIGNHEVMGRLGRTNSLNDEFNDPIPREVAQRLYSGKSLIDNSFNTHTYEEIFSLPQSKTGGKKYYAVSFGDVRLVVLYITNTWRTPNLNTAYKGRYKEAAQDLEHPENWGYGQLIFESITKGSQQYNWLEAELKSPEFKQAKYKVVMFHHPPHTLGDNIVPAYTNPVQIIERDQNGKITAVRYEYPKNADYINRDVVPLLEAAEVQFVLYGHSHLWNRFVSPSGMHFLETSNVGNSYGAAWGDKKREIPIGYKEDYVALGDPYGLKPVIPTIAPLLGEDNQPLPYIASNDITVFSIFDTGKGIVTSYYFDTSQPDSDVVKFDEFKLK; encoded by the coding sequence ATGATATCAGCACCGCATCTGCTGACAGACCCATTTTTGCAACTACCAACTGCAAACTCTGTGCAAGTAGTTTGGTTTACAGAGTTTTCTGGTAATAAACACGTAGTTACCTACGGGGAAAATCTGGATAAATCAAGCTTGGCTAGAACCACTAAACTCAGCCGCACACGAGAAGACCAGCAATCAAAAGTAGCAAATCAAACGATAAATCAACCTGTTCAACGTGAGATTTGGCGACACGAAGCCGAGGTGACTGGGTTAACGCCTGGTGTGCGTGTTCCCTATCGTGTGATGAGTAGGCGCGAAGATGGCGCAAGTGTCAGCAGCAATGTTTTTACCCTCGCACCGACCCCAAAACCAGGACAAGCACTGAAGATTCTACTGACTTCAGACCATCAGTTAAAACCGATGACAGCCGCAAATCTGCAAAAGGTCGTGGAAACTGTGGGACAAGTTGATGGGGTGTGGTTCGCTGGTGATTTAATTAATGTGAGCGATCGCGCCTCGGAATGGTTTGATGATAGTCGGGGTGGTGCATTATTTCCGGCGTTGCAAGGTCGTGCTAACTATGAAATGTCAGACAATGGCGTAAAAACAACCTATACAGGCGGTGAAATCATTCAACACGCCCCCATGTTTACAGCCATTGGTAATCATGAGGTGATGGGGCGGTTGGGAAGAACAAACAGTTTAAACGATGAATTTAATGATCCCATTCCCCGTGAAGTTGCTCAAAGATTATATAGTGGGAAATCTTTAATAGATAATTCTTTTAATACACATACATACGAAGAAATTTTCAGCTTACCCCAAAGTAAAACAGGTGGAAAAAAGTATTATGCAGTTAGCTTTGGCGATGTGCGTTTGGTGGTACTTTACATTACCAATACGTGGCGGACTCCTAACTTAAATACAGCATATAAAGGTAGATATAAAGAAGCAGCACAGGATTTAGAACATCCAGAAAATTGGGGTTATGGACAGTTAATTTTTGAATCAATTACTAAAGGTAGTCAGCAATATAATTGGTTAGAAGCAGAACTGAAAAGTCCAGAATTTAAACAAGCCAAATACAAAGTTGTGATGTTCCATCATCCCCCCCATACTCTGGGTGATAATATCGTTCCAGCCTATACTAATCCAGTCCAAATAATTGAACGTGATCAAAACGGTAAAATCACCGCAGTTCGTTACGAATATCCCAAAAACGCAGATTACATTAATCGTGATGTTGTCCCCTTACTAGAAGCGGCTGAGGTGCAATTCGTATTGTATGGACATTCCCATTTATGGAACCGCTTTGTTAGTCCTAGTGGAATGCACTTTCTCGAAACATCAAATGTGGGTAACTCTTATGGTGCGGCTTGGGGGGACAAAAAACGAGAAATACCAATTGGATATAAAGAAGATTATGTTGCACTGGGTGATCCTTACGGGTTGAAACCAGTCATTCCGACAATTGCACCTTTGTTAGGCGAAGATAATCAACCGCTTCCTTATATAGCTAGTAACGACATTACTGTTTTTAGCATCTTTGACACAGGCAAAGGAATAGTAACCAGCTATTATTTTGATACCAGTCAACCCGATTCAGATGTAGTGAAATTTGATGAATTTAAATTGAAATAA
- a CDS encoding alpha/beta fold hydrolase, with amino-acid sequence MKDWWQATFPQGRQSLIITDAQGYPVEIAYGEIGTGKPLVLLHGIGSWSYNWRHNIAPLSQYFRVICFDAKGYGFSEKAELRREQNGHQVIELERILQLLCDQPAIIVAESLGGLVALGLAEQNPQLIARLIVINVPVFTESLPHWAMWILAKTPLEILHTIDSWRLAYLFAPLVREIMGIERRRVLFDPSILTPEDVYWITYPFIELPGTIVKVAEELQIAAQEIENWQVNKPNMLSKIQNNLGAIKCPTLIMWGDQDSWFPASHGEKLHQRIPLSQLKIIDNCFHDASAGSSEVVNAAILEFLQKTNFL; translated from the coding sequence ATGAAAGATTGGTGGCAGGCTACGTTTCCTCAAGGAAGGCAAAGTCTAATTATTACTGATGCCCAGGGTTATCCTGTAGAAATTGCTTATGGTGAAATCGGCACAGGTAAACCCTTAGTTTTATTACATGGGATAGGTAGCTGGAGCTACAATTGGCGGCACAACATCGCTCCATTATCTCAATATTTTCGGGTAATTTGCTTTGATGCCAAAGGCTATGGGTTTTCGGAAAAAGCTGAGTTACGTAGAGAACAAAATGGGCATCAAGTTATTGAATTAGAACGCATTCTTCAACTATTATGTGATCAACCTGCTATCATTGTCGCCGAATCTTTAGGGGGGTTAGTAGCCCTGGGTTTAGCTGAACAAAATCCCCAATTAATAGCGCGTTTAATAGTGATAAATGTCCCGGTTTTCACCGAAAGCTTACCCCATTGGGCAATGTGGATACTGGCTAAAACTCCCCTGGAAATCTTACACACAATTGATTCTTGGCGTTTAGCATATCTATTTGCACCTCTAGTCAGAGAAATTATGGGCATAGAAAGGCGTAGAGTCCTGTTTGACCCATCAATTCTGACACCCGAAGATGTCTATTGGATAACTTATCCATTTATTGAGCTACCTGGGACTATTGTCAAAGTCGCTGAAGAGTTACAAATAGCCGCCCAGGAAATAGAGAATTGGCAAGTCAATAAACCTAATATGCTCAGTAAAATTCAAAATAATCTCGGTGCTATTAAGTGTCCCACACTAATTATGTGGGGAGATCAAGATAGTTGGTTCCCCGCCAGTCATGGGGAAAAGTTACATCAACGCATCCCCCTATCTCAATTAAAAATTATAGATAACTGTTTTCATGATGCTTCAGCTGGTTCATCTGAGGTCGTAAATGCAGCTATTTTGGAGTTTTTGCAGAAGACCAATTTTTTATAG